From Pleurocapsa sp. PCC 7319:
TAAGCTGACAATTTAGAGATTACGTAAAGATTAATCCTCCTAAAATATATATATACGCTTGATGTGGATTAATAATGCTTATTTCTGAACTATTTTGTTGGTAATTTATCCTTCATAACTAGATTTATCTCTGGGGGAACTTTCCCCCAGACCCCCAGTTGGGGAAGTGACGGCTTCCCCAAGCCCCTTCGTAACTAAAGTTCAGTCAAGATATCTGTTTTGCTAGCTCATTTTTCTAGAAATGGTGAGTTTGACTCACATAATACGAATACGATTTAAACTAAGATATGAATTCTCTCGATCGCAAACTATTTCGCGACTTATGGCACGCCAGAGGACAGGTAATTGCGATCGCCTTAGTTGTTGCCTGTGGGATCGCTAGTTTTGTGATGGCAAGGAGTTCCTATGCCTCCCTTACTCTGACTCAGACTACTTACTATAATGAATATCATTTTGCTCAAGTTTTTGCCTCTCTCAAACGGGCCCCAGAAACCCTAAATGAACAAATAGCAGACATCCCAGGAGTAGCCCAAGCCCAGACTCGGATTGTGGTAGACGTTACCCTGGATGTTCCAGAATTGCCCGAACCAGGAACAGGAAGACTGATTTCCATTCCCGAACAACAGATATCGATGCTGAATCAGCCATATATCCGTAAGGGAAGATATATCGAATCTGGAAGAGGCAATGAAGTATTAATTAGCGAAGCTTTTGCCAAGGCAAATAAATTACAGTTGGGCAATAGTATTGGGGCAATTATTAACGGGCGATGGGAACAGTTACAGATTGTAGGAATTGCGCTCTCTCCTGAATATGTTTACGAAGTGCGAGGGGCGGGAGAATTATATCCCGATAATAAGCGATTTGGGATTATTTGGATGGGTCGCAATGCCTTGGGTAAAGCCTATGATCTAGATGGAGCATTTAATAACGTTTCTCTCTCTTTGAGTCCTGGAGCCAAAGAAATTGAGGTGATTACTCAATTAGACCGACTACTAGCTCGCTATGGTGGTTTAGGTGCTTATAGTCGAGACGATCAAGTTTCCCATCAAATACTCTCAGACGAGATTAAAGGTTTAGAGATCATGGCGACTATGTTGCCTTCAATTTTCTTGGGGATTGCGGCATTTTTACTCCATGTAGTTCTCTCACGGTTAGTCGGTACCCAAAGGGAACAGATCGCTGTCCTCAAAGCTTTTGGTTATGACAACTTTGCCATTGGTTGGCACTACCTCAAATTTGTACTGACAATTGTCACTATTGGTTCTTTTCTGGGCATTCTGGGTGGCTTATGGTTAGGCAGAGGACTCACGCAAATTTATACTCAGTTTTATAAGTTTCCCCTACTACGTTTTGATTTTAGCCCCAGAGTATTAGCTGCTGCGATGATCGTAAGTTATTCTGCCGCGGCGATCGGGGCATTTATGGCAGTAAATAAGGCGGTTACTTTGCCACCAGCTCAAGGAATGCGCCCTGAACCACCTTCTCAGTTTAAACCTACTATTATCGAGAGGTTAGGCTTACAGCGTTTCTTTTCCCCTGCGGGGAGAATTATTTTACGAAATCTAGAACGAAAACCGATACAAGCAAGTTTATCAATTTTTGGGATTGCTTTAGCAGTAGCGATCTTAATTACAGGCAATTATATGAAAGATGCTGTTAACTATTTGATGGATTTTCAATTTCGTCAGGTACAAAGAGAAGATATGACTATTGTTTTTAATGAGCCTCGCCCTTCTCGTACCCGTTATGAGGTCAGTAATTTATCTGGAGTAATTGAATCAGAACCATTTCGCTTAGTTTCAGCTCGGCTTAGATTTGAGCACCGTACCTATCGCACCGCTCTAACAGGTATTGAACCCCAAGGAGAGTTCCGTCGCCTGATAAATAAGAATTTACAAACTGTTCGTCTTCCTCATGATGGAGTCGTGCTAACAACCAAACTTGCAGAAATTTTGGGCGTAGAACCTGGAGATAGATTAACAGTTGAAGTTTTAGAAGCTAATCGCCCTGTGCGACAGGTTAAAGTAACTGGGTTAGTAGATGAATTGCTGGGGGTACAAGCTTATATCAATATTGATGCCTTAAATCGTTTTATGCGAGAGGGACAGACTATTTCTGGCGCTTATCTGACGGTAGATTCTTCTCGTGCCAATCAACTTTACGCAGAGTTGAAACGTATTCCTGCCGTTACTGGCATATCGACTCGGCAAGCGAGTTTAAAAAGTTTTGAGGACATCAGTGCCGAAAATCTAAAGATTATGACGACTTTCCTTGTTGCTTTTGCTTGTATTATTACCGTGAGCGTTGTTTATAATTCTGCTCGCATTGCCTTATCCGAGAGAGGAAGAGAACTAGCTAGTCTACGCATTATTGGTTTTACGAAAGGGGAAGTAGCTTTTATTTTGCTGGGAGAACAAGCAATTTTAATCGCGATCGCTATTCCGGTCGGTTTTTTAATTGGCTATGGTTTGGCAGCATTAATGTCTTCTGCCTACAATTCTGAACTTTATCGTTTGCCTTTAATAATTAACAACTCTACCTATGCTTTTACTTTTGTAATTGTGATCCTGGCTGCTTTTGGTTCAGGATTAATTATTCGTCGTCAAATCAATCGCTTAGATCTTATTGCTGTGTTGAAAACTAGAGAATAATTTATTTCCTTAGACATTGTTGGCAACTAAGTATAAATACTTAATATTATTGAGGGAATTGTAAACAGATATTGCAACCCTTGGGAAAATATTTGGATCTTACCTGAATCTCAAAAACCTTCGCGATAATCTATATAACCTAGACATTATCAACAAAACATTTAGGAGATTTTTCATGGACAATGAGCTATACAAATATAAGATGATTTGCACTTTAAAATTTGGTGATATCTACGGTCAAATAATAATTTGGTTAATTGTAATTTTTATTAGCTTAGCAACCACATTGGCATTGTGGAGTAGCACCAGACAAATTTACGCTTTAGCAACTGTGGGAATTGTCTTAGTGCTTTCTTTGCCCTTTTTATTATTTGCCTTCGTGACTACACTGCTGAACAGAATCGAATTTGTGCCCATGGAAGAAGAATTGTTTAGTAAGACAATCAAAAGTTCCAGCTCTCGAGCATCCAATTCCGAGTCAGCAGCATCCCCCAGCTAAGTTAAGTTCTTTGGGTTAGGGAACGCGCAAATTAGTGGTTGAGGTAGGTGGGGAGATAGGGAAAAAAAACTAAAATTTTGTTTTTCATCCCTCATCCCTCATCCCTCATCCTTCATAATTTGCACTATGCGCCCATTCCTGAATATTGTTTCAAACCTAGACGCCATAACCAACGATTAACTGCGATAAACGCTATCGTCCAGACAATCATAATCAAAATACTTTTGCCAAAATCAACAGGAAGTCCCATCAGCAATGCAGCAGGAAAGTGCATCATATAGGGAAATGGAGTCCATTCCACAAATTGTCTAACGATCTGGGGAAAAACTTCTAAAGGGGCAATTGTACCTGAAAGGAAGATATAGAATAAAAACCAAAATTGTTGGATGGCGCTAGCTCTCTCTGTCCAAAAGGCTAACATCGCAAAAGTATATTGAATTGCGAAGCGCAGGGTAAATGCTAGGGCGATCGCCAGAATGACTAATAAGATATTTATTGGTTGAGGAAACCAGATAGCATCAGGATAGAGAATAAAAAAGAGACCACAAAATAAAGCAATTAGGGGCAAACGGGTCATTTTTTCAGCTAAATGTCCAGCAACATGATGCCAAACTGGATCTATGGGCTGTAGTAGACGGAGGGAAAGCTTTCCCTCTATTATTTCTTGTTCAAAATCCCAAATCACCCAGATCGCCGTAAACTGCCTGACAATAAAAACACAAAAGAAATAGCGGGCAAAATCAGTAGCACTCAAACCAAAATCTCCACCTTGAGATGCTTGAATCCATACTCCCATCAGAATAATGGGCAGAGAGTTAGATAATGCCCATAAAAATATTTCGGCACGATACTCTAGCATATAAGCGTAGTAAGCCAAGAAAAATATTTTGGCTTTTTTAATCAGTAGTTTCACTAGAAAAATATGTTCTATAAAAGATGTTTAAGATGAGGTTCGTCGTGGAGAGATTTAACTACCTGTTTAATATCTTGAGTATGCTCTTTATCGACAACCAGAGTTACGTTACCATCGCGAACAATAACAACATCTTTTAAACCAATAGTAACGATAACTTCATCATGATCGCTGGTGTAGATGATCGTATTCTGAGTATTCTTACCAATATGAGTACCTAATTCAACATTTTCTTGACTGCCCTTTAATAAACGTTCGACTCCATTCCAATCTCCTAAGTCATCCCAGCCAAAATTGGCGGGTAAAACATAAGCTAACTGGGTTTTTTCCATGAGAGCATAGTCAATGCTTTCTTTTTCTAGTTCAGCATAAGCATCTTGACCTTTTTCAGCTAGTAAACTTAACAACTTGGGCGCATATTTTTGCAACTCATTTATAACAACCCCTACCCGAAAAATAAACATCCCACTATTCCAGCTAAATCTACCTGTATCGATAAATGACTGGGCGGTTTGCTGGTCGGGTTTTTCGGTAAAGCGAGTCACTTTATAGACTGGTAAGCCATCAATCTTAGCTTTCTCCATCCCCTGTTCAATATATCCATAACCCGTCGCCGGCTGATTCGGCTTAATACCCAAGGTCACTATCGAGGCTTCGGTTGCAGCTTCCTTAGCTGCCACCTTGAGTGTTTTGGTGTAGGCATCTATATCTCCAATCCAGTGATCGGCAGGAAAAAATCCTACTATGGCATCCTCACCATATCTCTTAGCCACTTCCAAAGTTGCCCAGGCTACTGCGGGAGCTGTATCTTTGCCTTGGGGTTCGATTAAAATATTGGCTTCTGGTAACTCTGGTAATTGTTTTTTAACTCCTTCGGCAATAATCGCTGAGGTGATCACCCATAGATTGTCCCAACCTTCTGCTAAATCTAATAGACGACTTGCGGTAGCTTGTAATAAGCTGATGCCAGTACCATCAAGACATAAAAATTGCTTAGGTCTTTTAAGACGACTTACTGGCCAAAAACGCTCTCCTTTGCCACCAGCCAAAATAATTGGGATTAATTTTGTTTCCATTAATTTTTCCTTTATTGTTAAGGTTTTGACGATGATTCGGTCTACTTCGTGGCTATGATGATTTCCGCGATTGTTTATCTTGATCAATTGCCCTTGACTAGGGTGGTACTATGTAATTTAAAATTTCTTTCCTATATTGGATTTTTGCTTTCTTGTTGCTTGTCTGTATTCATAATCAGAAAACAATCTTATTTTGAGTGTTTTTTTAGAAGTTTCCTGCATCTTAATTAACATATGTTAAAAAAACAACAATTTACCAAATAAAATAAGCCGAAGTAATTTGTATGATTGATGAGAGAGCACAGATTAAGAATAAACATATTGGCAAAAGCAGGCTCGTTAGCCAGACAAATAGGCTCAGAATTCACAGGTCGTTAATACCACTTCATCTTATTGAGCAACAGGCTAATAAAAACCAGATTAACCTATCCCATCAACCTTCATGGTTTTGGCACAGATATTCTCGTTGGTCTTGCTTTGTTCGTGGTTTTTTTTGGGGCGGATTGATCGCTTCAACAGCAATTTTCTCGGCTGGGTTTGGTGCCGCTGTGACTAAAATCGATTTGGTGGAACAGGCGATCGCTGCAAAGATTTCTCCTAATACTTCCGAAGTTGAGGGTGAGATTCAGCCCAATTTTGCTCATCCCGTTCACATCTTACTGATGGA
This genomic window contains:
- a CDS encoding ABC transporter permease, with the protein product MNSLDRKLFRDLWHARGQVIAIALVVACGIASFVMARSSYASLTLTQTTYYNEYHFAQVFASLKRAPETLNEQIADIPGVAQAQTRIVVDVTLDVPELPEPGTGRLISIPEQQISMLNQPYIRKGRYIESGRGNEVLISEAFAKANKLQLGNSIGAIINGRWEQLQIVGIALSPEYVYEVRGAGELYPDNKRFGIIWMGRNALGKAYDLDGAFNNVSLSLSPGAKEIEVITQLDRLLARYGGLGAYSRDDQVSHQILSDEIKGLEIMATMLPSIFLGIAAFLLHVVLSRLVGTQREQIAVLKAFGYDNFAIGWHYLKFVLTIVTIGSFLGILGGLWLGRGLTQIYTQFYKFPLLRFDFSPRVLAAAMIVSYSAAAIGAFMAVNKAVTLPPAQGMRPEPPSQFKPTIIERLGLQRFFSPAGRIILRNLERKPIQASLSIFGIALAVAILITGNYMKDAVNYLMDFQFRQVQREDMTIVFNEPRPSRTRYEVSNLSGVIESEPFRLVSARLRFEHRTYRTALTGIEPQGEFRRLINKNLQTVRLPHDGVVLTTKLAEILGVEPGDRLTVEVLEANRPVRQVKVTGLVDELLGVQAYINIDALNRFMREGQTISGAYLTVDSSRANQLYAELKRIPAVTGISTRQASLKSFEDISAENLKIMTTFLVAFACIITVSVVYNSARIALSERGRELASLRIIGFTKGEVAFILLGEQAILIAIAIPVGFLIGYGLAALMSSAYNSELYRLPLIINNSTYAFTFVIVILAAFGSGLIIRRQINRLDLIAVLKTRE
- a CDS encoding ABC-2 family transporter protein, producing the protein MKLLIKKAKIFFLAYYAYMLEYRAEIFLWALSNSLPIILMGVWIQASQGGDFGLSATDFARYFFCVFIVRQFTAIWVIWDFEQEIIEGKLSLRLLQPIDPVWHHVAGHLAEKMTRLPLIALFCGLFFILYPDAIWFPQPINILLVILAIALAFTLRFAIQYTFAMLAFWTERASAIQQFWFLFYIFLSGTIAPLEVFPQIVRQFVEWTPFPYMMHFPAALLMGLPVDFGKSILIMIVWTIAFIAVNRWLWRLGLKQYSGMGA
- a CDS encoding mannose-1-phosphate guanylyltransferase, producing the protein METKLIPIILAGGKGERFWPVSRLKRPKQFLCLDGTGISLLQATASRLLDLAEGWDNLWVITSAIIAEGVKKQLPELPEANILIEPQGKDTAPAVAWATLEVAKRYGEDAIVGFFPADHWIGDIDAYTKTLKVAAKEAATEASIVTLGIKPNQPATGYGYIEQGMEKAKIDGLPVYKVTRFTEKPDQQTAQSFIDTGRFSWNSGMFIFRVGVVINELQKYAPKLLSLLAEKGQDAYAELEKESIDYALMEKTQLAYVLPANFGWDDLGDWNGVERLLKGSQENVELGTHIGKNTQNTIIYTSDHDEVIVTIGLKDVVIVRDGNVTLVVDKEHTQDIKQVVKSLHDEPHLKHLL